cagttttttgtggAATGTATATTTCTAGTGTTACCTTGTAAGAATTTGAGtttggccattaaaaaaatagaaaaacgaGACACAGGTTCTGAATCTAAATACcagcataaaaacaaaaatatgtgttTATTCACCAGGATTTAGGATTTACAGAATGCCAGTATCTAGAGACATAAAAATCTAGATGGGTTGATTTCCttttgcagttttctctgcatatatattcacacatCTTGTGTTTGttcttcttatttaaaatacaaatgtgtaAAGTATATGTTCATTTCTTCTCTGAAACATTAACAAAAATTTCAGATGACATATCCTCATTAGCTAATCTCCCTTcctatctttttttattatatccATATGCTTTCTTCCTCTTACATTCTTAGCAGTTTTAGGGATCCTCtttggaaacaaaaaacaaaacaaaaaaacaggaggCTAGCCAACTCTCATCCTATTCCCAAATCAGAATTTAACTGAGCCGTGGAATCTAGACACACAAGCGCTTTCTCAGAATGATATTCTTTGTACATTCAAGCATTAGAGTTGTAAATACTGAGATTTTGACCCGTTCAGCTCCAGGAAGAGTAATCTATAGAAGCAGACCAGCCTCCACACACAGGGGAAGCCAATCTTGACCTTTCTTGATGCTCTGAGTCCAGCTCTCAAGTTTGCAGCCTGAACCCTGCCATTGACTTTATCTAGTCTTGACTGCTCTCTATTCAACCCCGCCTTTAACCTAGTCTTCAAAGGTGCTATTCTAATAGCAACTCTCCTTCATCTCTGAAGTGGAAATCCACAGAGGATCAAAGCAAACATACTGCTGTCAAAGAAAAAACCAGACAAATACATGATTCATTATCTTGATCAAATACCACATTCCCATCCTAAATTCTACAGTCAGATGTAAGATTCTGAGGGAATTCTAAACCTATGAATGGATTACGTATCCTGTGTTCCTTTTAACTTAGAGACTCAGGACCCAAATTTCTATAGAAATGAATTCTACACccaatatattataaataaaaattaaatctccATAATTGCCTACAGTAATAATTAGCtcattctgaagaaaaaaatgtaagcctttgatttttttgtttttaaatcatacgtatttttacattttggcaTTTCTAAAATTGAGATTAATCTTAAAGTTGATTTGTTTAGACTGTGtgttgacttttttccccctgaaaagcTGTTCATGGTACATATTATCATTACCTCCAATGATGTCTTAAATCTGAAACTTCAAACTTTCTCCTACTCTATGGCTTCTGTCTGACTGAggacttctttccttccctttataACCAAGCTTCCTTTAAGGATTTTTGCACATTTCCTATTGAATAGAAATCAAGATCTATCAAGATTTATGCAGCTTGTTCCCTTTTAGTGGACATTTATGAACCAAATTAGTATTAAATATGCTTTAGTCGATATCCTCAAACAAATTACCTTTGTACATTAGTGCACATCCTTCTGTTGAGTGGaattctagaaatgaaattaCTGGTTCTAAAAGAATGCacattatgggttgaattgtgcacTCTCAAAAATCCATGCTAAAATTCTAactctcagtacctcagaatgtgaccttatttggataTGGGTGTCTTTATAGATCAAGTGAAAATGAGGGCATCCAATGTgtctggtgtccttttaagaggAAATCTGACCACAGACATGAACACAGGGCAGGTGATGTGAAGATACACGGAAAATGACACAGAAATGTGACAGTCACCTATAAGCCAAGAAGAGAAGTTTGGAACAGAGCCTTTCTTCACAGCCCGTAGAAGGAACCAATCCTGCCCATACCTTGCTTTTGggcttctagccttcagaactatgagacaataatttctgttgtttaaaccacccagttggTGGTACTAGAAACTGATCTAGCACGCTTGTAAGATACCTTTCCCAAATGGCTATGATTATTTGTACCTTAACCAACCAAGCAGGAGAATGACTTTACCCCTCACCTCACCAATAGTGATCAGTCTTCACCATGTTTTGCTAACTCTGAGGACAAATaagtggtttctttctttctttctttcttttttttttgacacacttctttgatttttttaatacagatttaGTACATTTCTggggttttatttccttttattttaaaatatctaaaatcgATTCAAATGGATTGACACTATCAAATAACCATGTACGTTTATTATGATTCCAATATAGTTTGATAcaatgatagaaaataaaatgattaaacaatatacttacttaaaaattttaactacTTACTCACTTATTGACAATCTCCTGCAAAAGTTTTATTCTGTAGAATTATTACATGTATTATGAAGTATAtgcctaaaaggaaaaaaagctaaataaTTAGAAACTATAAGCTTAAAAACCAAAGTTAATATCATATTTATAGTAATGTGATATTAAATCCCATATCCAAAAATCCAATTTGTAGTATATTAAGGATTATGCTTTTGAAGTAAGTTCATTACAGACCTTACTATTGGAAGCACATTATAATTACGTacacaaagttttaaaacaatATCACTATAGAAACATCTTAGTAACATTAAAaaatgccttgtagggtgaaaatattgatttaaaactTGTTTCCTGAAACAATAATCAATGAGGCATACGTGTCCCCAGTCCCCTTTTGTTCACATGCTGGTTCTGTTTGAGGATTATGTTCTATCTTCCTTCactgactcattttgttcttttcatgaGTTAAGAGGTGAGCTTTCATGTTACTTGACTGAATAAACCTTTTGTGACAGCCTTCAAAGGGACACACAAAAGgtttctccccagtgtgggtgcGCACGTGGGTACGCAAATTGAAGGACAGGGAAAAGCGTTTTCCGCACCCTTCAAAAGTGCACTGGAACggcttctctccagtatgaacCAGAAAATGTCTTTTTAGTTTTGTGCTCTCcttgaaggctttcccacattctgcACATATGTGATCTCGGGGACTATGCACGCGGAAATGATTTTTCATGGAAGTTCTATCCTTGAACTCTCTTGTGCATCCACTCTGAAGACACACAACTTTCTCTGAAGCATCATGTTCTTTATTTGTACTTGGCTTCGTTCTAGTACACTCTGTGAACTGTTTGGGATCTGAGACGTCAACGCTTGGTATTCCTCCAGCAGGAAGTTTCTTGCCTGTCAGGTACTCAGAAAACTCAAGAAGTGAATTTTCTCCAACAATCTGTTGAGGGAGTTCTTGTTTTGCCCCCTTTTTCATGTACTCCAAGGAACATTCAAGGAGTGAGCTCGCTGTAAGAACCTGTTGAGAAAGCTCTTGTTCTGATCCTTCTTTCAGGCAGTCGAAGGACTTAAGGAGTGAGTCCCCTTCCCCAACAGGTTCAGAAAACTCACCTCTTATTATGCATTCTATGTAACAGTCGGAGAAGGAATCCCCTTCAACAACCTGAAAATTAGTCTCATAGCACACATCCTCATCACATAAGGTCCACGGTGTGTCAGGAGGTTCCTGCTGGGGTGGCTGTGACTTGGCTGGCCTTGGCTTACTGTCACTGATGGCTTTTCTACCCAGGCTTTTCTGGTCAcatgtcttttcccttttcttcagttGCTGGTCCATGTCGTCCTGCTAGCTGCCTCCTTGAAGGTTTGCACCAGGATAGATCAACCACTTCCAGGCAGCAGTGATGTGGGTGAGTTGTCTTCAGCAAAGACCTGCTTGGAGATAGGAGCCATTAGGTAAAGTACATTCCAACATCAGAGCCATTGTCAGGAAATGTCCTCAAAAAATGGCCTAGAACTCAACTTCCAATAACAGAATCACTACATTTATATCTGTGACAAACTCTGCAAGAGTAAGAGAATTAGCTGTGACATAAGACATGGGTCATTACCAGTTCTTACCTGGGGTATCCCCACAAGTTATCTGACTTCCCTAATTGATTGCCTCCCATTTATTGTGCACTCACTATGTGCCAGTCCTACTCTAGGTTACTCATGGGTTAAGACATCAGTGAATAGACATACTAAAAATCTGTGCCTCATGGAGTATATGCTCTTGTGagcatacaaaataaataagtaatgtaCAAGGCAAAGTGCTATAGAATATGCCAAGGGAATGATAGAAAGTAGGAGTTTACAAACTTAAATAGGGAGCTCTGGCAAACCTTGACTGAGGCAGTAGTGGCAGTTGACTAAAAACCTGAAGGCGGTGAGGGAGCAAAATATGCCGATTTTCTTTTGTAACACTGTTGTgacattcaaattaaaataatgtgtataaaatgcttagcacagttcATGGCACAGAGCAAACGCTGATCACTCATGTGTACTACTATTATTTTACCTTTGCATTCATTCCAGAAATATATGTTGGATCCTGCAGAGTGCTGGCTACTATTCTAGATCAAAggcagcaaactttttctgtagagAGCTGGAGTTAAGCTTTGTGAGCCCTACGGGTGGGTCTGTGTCACAGCTATTCAACTCTGCCATGTAGCGTGagagcagccacagacagtaAACGGAGGGTGAACAATACACAGCAGACGTGGTGCACAAGCTGCTGTTTGCCCACCCTTGTTCTAGAAAGTGGGAATCCACAGAATAAGCCACATGAAATCTATGCATTCCCATCTTTCATgaatgcaagttaaaataaagGCACAAGGAGAATTTG
The Camelus dromedarius isolate mCamDro1 chromosome 22, mCamDro1.pat, whole genome shotgun sequence DNA segment above includes these coding regions:
- the ZFP42 gene encoding zinc finger protein 42 homolog, producing the protein MDQQLKKREKTCDQKSLGRKAISDSKPRPAKSQPPQQEPPDTPWTLCDEDVCYETNFQVVEGDSFSDCYIECIIRGEFSEPVGEGDSLLKSFDCLKEGSEQELSQQVLTASSLLECSLEYMKKGAKQELPQQIVGENSLLEFSEYLTGKKLPAGGIPSVDVSDPKQFTECTRTKPSTNKEHDASEKVVCLQSGCTREFKDRTSMKNHFRVHSPRDHICAECGKAFKESTKLKRHFLVHTGEKPFQCTFEGCGKRFSLSFNLRTHVRTHTGEKPFVCPFEGCHKRFIQSSNMKAHLLTHEKNKMSQ